The Chryseobacterium nakagawai genome has a segment encoding these proteins:
- a CDS encoding helix-turn-helix domain-containing protein, whose translation MMKICGQNIRKIRRGKDLTQEYMAFEMGISQKAYSDIENSKVKINLEILTKISDILEIKPSDICSISHKCGTDDGYEDKYQGLLEYMKKNNISVPKEYL comes from the coding sequence ATGATGAAAATATGTGGACAAAATATCAGGAAAATCCGTAGGGGCAAAGATCTTACCCAGGAATATATGGCTTTTGAAATGGGGATTTCCCAAAAAGCGTATTCCGATATTGAGAATTCCAAGGTGAAGATCAATCTGGAAATCCTGACTAAAATCTCAGATATTTTAGAGATTAAGCCTTCCGATATTTGCAGCATCTCCCATAAATGTGGAACTGATGATGGATATGAAGATAAATATCAAGGACTTCTGGAGTATATGAAAAAGAATAATATTTCAGTTCCGAAAGAATATTTATAG
- the ccoN gene encoding cytochrome-c oxidase, cbb3-type subunit I, which yields METQKFNYDNNIVRAFLYATIAFGLVGFLLGLTAALMLFYPELPEFLFGTDDTTIKSLASGNIQGLINTQGAMGFGRIRMLHTSAVIFAFVCNSFFCGAYYSMQRLLKTRMYSDTLSWIHFWSWQFMIVTVVITFLMGINTSKEYAEHEWPIDILIAFSWIVFGINMFGTIAKRRVRHLYVAIWFYLATWIAVAMLHIFNNLEVPLSFTSWKSYSVYAGVKDALVQWWYGHNAVAFVLTTPVLGLMYYFMPKAAQRPVFSYKLSIIHFWSLIFVYLWAGPHHLQYTALPAWAQAVGTGFSIMLIAPSWGGMLNGLLTLRGAWDKVRENPILKFFVVAVTCYGMATFEGPLLATKSLNKIGHYTDWVIGHVHLGALGWNGFMAFGVVYYLVPIMWKTKLWSVKLANWHFWLGTLGIIFYAVPMYISGFTQGLMWKQFNPDGTLLWKNWLDTVTAIIPYFKMRFLGGILYLSGAILMVINVIKTIKVGSFQKNVPAEAPALANIGGSRKEGEGVHLWLERTPTLLSILAFITIAIGGLVEIVPTLSLKQSVPTITAVKPYTPLELEGRDLYIREGCNSCHSQMIRPFRDEVVRFEGKNGQYSKAGEFIYDRPFLWGSKRTGPDLHREGGRNPDSWHFKHMYNPRITSAGSIMPRFPWLITNKLDRTQMVDKMKLMKNSFDVPYTKAQIDSANQWADNQSKAIVQRIYSEATDVKDQMAKERTTKGGAYIPLEQREIVAMIAYLQRLGTDIKTTQIQTASAE from the coding sequence ATGGAGACGCAAAAATTTAATTATGACAATAATATTGTCAGAGCATTCCTCTATGCAACAATCGCATTCGGACTTGTCGGATTTCTGCTGGGACTTACTGCCGCATTGATGCTTTTTTATCCTGAATTACCTGAATTTTTATTCGGTACAGATGATACAACTATTAAAAGTTTAGCTTCGGGCAATATTCAGGGATTAATCAATACTCAGGGAGCGATGGGCTTCGGAAGAATCAGAATGCTTCACACCAGTGCTGTAATTTTTGCCTTCGTTTGTAATTCATTCTTCTGTGGTGCTTACTATAGCATGCAGCGATTACTGAAAACAAGAATGTATAGTGATACACTTTCATGGATTCACTTCTGGTCATGGCAGTTTATGATCGTTACCGTAGTGATTACCTTCTTAATGGGAATCAATACTTCTAAAGAATATGCTGAACATGAATGGCCTATTGATATATTAATTGCCTTCTCATGGATCGTATTCGGTATCAATATGTTCGGAACAATTGCGAAAAGAAGAGTAAGACATTTATATGTAGCGATCTGGTTCTACTTAGCCACATGGATTGCCGTAGCAATGCTTCACATCTTCAATAATCTTGAAGTTCCGTTATCTTTCACAAGCTGGAAATCTTATTCAGTATATGCAGGTGTAAAAGATGCATTAGTACAATGGTGGTATGGTCACAATGCGGTAGCATTCGTATTAACGACCCCTGTACTAGGTCTTATGTATTATTTTATGCCAAAAGCAGCTCAGCGACCGGTATTCTCATACAAATTATCCATTATTCACTTCTGGTCGCTGATCTTTGTATACCTTTGGGCTGGGCCTCACCACCTGCAATATACAGCATTACCAGCATGGGCACAAGCAGTGGGGACCGGTTTCTCTATCATGCTGATCGCACCATCTTGGGGAGGGATGCTAAACGGGCTTCTTACCTTAAGAGGAGCCTGGGATAAAGTAAGAGAAAATCCGATCCTTAAATTCTTCGTGGTAGCAGTTACCTGTTATGGGATGGCCACTTTCGAAGGACCATTACTGGCAACAAAATCTTTAAATAAAATTGGACACTATACTGACTGGGTTATTGGTCACGTACACTTAGGAGCTCTTGGATGGAATGGTTTCATGGCATTCGGGGTGGTATATTACCTGGTACCCATTATGTGGAAAACAAAACTTTGGTCTGTAAAACTTGCGAACTGGCATTTCTGGTTAGGAACATTAGGAATCATTTTCTATGCAGTACCAATGTATATTTCAGGATTCACACAAGGTTTAATGTGGAAACAGTTCAACCCGGACGGAACCCTCTTGTGGAAAAACTGGTTAGATACTGTTACAGCGATCATTCCTTACTTTAAAATGAGATTCTTAGGAGGTATCTTATATCTGTCAGGAGCCATCTTAATGGTTATCAATGTTATCAAGACTATTAAAGTAGGTTCATTCCAGAAAAATGTTCCTGCGGAAGCGCCTGCATTAGCCAATATCGGGGGATCAAGAAAAGAAGGCGAAGGCGTACACCTTTGGTTAGAAAGAACACCTACCCTACTTTCTATCCTGGCTTTCATCACCATAGCGATTGGTGGACTTGTAGAAATTGTTCCCACCTTATCACTGAAGCAAAGTGTTCCTACGATCACTGCAGTGAAACCATACACCCCCTTAGAGCTTGAAGGAAGAGATTTATATATCCGTGAAGGATGTAACTCCTGTCACTCTCAGATGATCCGACCTTTCCGTGATGAAGTAGTAAGATTTGAAGGAAAGAACGGACAGTACTCTAAAGCTGGAGAATTCATCTATGACAGACCCTTCCTTTGGGGCTCTAAGAGAACAGGACCGGATCTTCACAGAGAAGGGGGCAGAAACCCGGATTCATGGCACTTTAAGCACATGTACAATCCAAGAATTACCTCTGCAGGTTCTATTATGCCACGTTTCCCTTGGTTAATTACCAATAAACTAGACCGTACTCAAATGGTGGATAAAATGAAATTAATGAAAAACTCATTTGATGTTCCCTATACAAAAGCGCAGATCGACTCTGCTAACCAATGGGCAGACAACCAGTCAAAAGCTATTGTACAGAGAATTTATTCTGAAGCTACCGATGTAAAAGATCAGATGGCTAAAGAAAGAACTACAAAAGGAGGAGCATATATCCCGCTTGAACAAAGAGAAATCGTAGCGATGATCGCTTACCTGCAAAGATTAGGCACAGACATTAAAACGACACAGATCCAAACCGCAAGTGCAGAGTAA